One part of the Vicia villosa cultivar HV-30 ecotype Madison, WI linkage group LG6, Vvil1.0, whole genome shotgun sequence genome encodes these proteins:
- the LOC131614384 gene encoding F-box/kelch-repeat protein At3g23880-like — translation MYGSFIGFDYERGVIPYSVNSLLDNPSFDFSVDSYYLVQDKGCSNIVGSCNGLICLVGEYNTYEYYEYLFRLWNPATGTTSPKFGFLGSLHDPPAGPVSRYDCCYKFTFGCDNSTSTYKLVASSYDAHAHRSYVRILSFGDNVWRNIQSFPVDPLYSDLSYQYYGDVSVYFKSTINWLAIQNHLCYDSTNIEDISIEQFVIVSLDLRTETYNQYLLPPEFDQVPTVAPIISVLGDCLSFSYCYNETHLIIWQMKKFGVQNSWTKFLKISYCNFQIHYDYSNEDIEGNEDIEYNFELRPLFLSKDGDTLVLNNIIQECQTILYNWRNDIVERTKITATTIITCDSTVHNASCTAYDYIESLVSVSGK, via the coding sequence ATGTATGGTAGTTTTATTGGATTTGACTACGAACGTGGTGTCATTCCCTACTCGGTAAACAGTTTACTCGACAATCCTTCGTTCGACTTTTCCGTAGACTCTTACTATCTGGTGCAAGACAAAGGATGCTCTAATATAGTTGGTTCCTGCAACGGATTGATCTGTTTGGTTGGTGAATATAACACATATGAGTATTATGAGTACTTGTTCCGATTATGGAATCCAGCCACCGGGACAACATCTCCTAAATTTGGGTTCTTAGGCTCATTGCACGATCCTCCCGCCGGCCCTGTCTCTCGTTATGACTGTTGTTACAAATTCACCTTTGGTTGTGATAATTCTACATCCACTTATAAGTTAGTGGCTTCAAGTTACGATGCACATGCTCATAGAAGCTATGTCAGAATTCTAAGTTTCGGTGATAATGTTTGGAGAAATATTCAAAGTTTCCCTGTTGATCCTTTGTATTCTGACTTATCTTATCAATATTATGGAGATGTTAGTGTGTATTTCAAAAGTACTATTAACTGGTTGGCTATTCAAAATCATTTATGCTATGATTCTACCAATATTGAGGATATTAGTATCGAACAATTCGTTATTGTTTCCCTTGATTTGAGGACTGAGACATACAATCAGTACTTATTGCCTCCTGAATTTGATCAAGTTCCAACTGTAGCTCCAATTATTAGTGTGCTGGGAGACtgtctttctttttcttattgttataatgAAACCCATCTTATTATATGGCAGATGAAGAAATTTGGGGTTCAAAATTCTTGGACTAAATTTCTTAAAATTAGTTATTGCAATTTTCAAATTCATTATGACTATAGTAATGAAGATATAGAGGGTAATGAAGATATAGAGTATAATTTTGAATTGAGGCCGCTGTTTCTTTCTAAGGATGGTGATACACTGGTACTTAACAATATCattcaagaatgccaaacaattCTCTATAATTGGAGGAATGATATAGTAGAACGGACAAAAATTACTGCAACTACAATAATTACTTGTGATAGCACTGTCCATAATGCCTCTTGCACAGCCTATGATTATATTGAAAGCTTAGTTTCAGTTTCTGGAAAGTAA